Below is a genomic region from Candidatus Poribacteria bacterium.
CGCGAAATCCCGGGAACCTAGGAGCCATCATCCGCTCGGCGGACGCGCTTGGGGCGTCCTGTGGTATCATCATCGAGCCGGCCGTGGACCTGTTTGACCCGCGAACGGTGCGGGCGACGATGGGCTCGGCGTTCTCGCTGCCCATGACTGCCACGCCCGACGCCCAGACATGGACTGGCTGGATCGACCAGGTTCGAAACACGCTGACAGGGCTGGCAGTCATCGGACTCGATCCGGGAGCGGCGCGCACGCTGTCGAGCGTCGACTTCACCCGACCGACAGTGCTCGTCATCGGCAGCGAACAGGACGGCATCGCGGAGGGTGTGCGCACGGTGATCGACGAGTACGCGTCGATCCCCATGTCGGGTTCCGCCGAATCGCTCAACGCAGCCGTCGCAGCGTCCATCGCCCTATACGAAGTTCGCCGCCAGCGACATCTCGACGACAAGACCTGACCTAGAACGGACGATTCCGAATGCTCGATATGATCGAGAAGCTCGCCGACATCGCCGACAAACTGCGGGAGGTGGACGAGACGCTCAGTCGCCCCGATGTGTACGGCGATCAGGCGGAAGTGCAGCGGTTGGGTCGCCTCCGCGCCGAGCTCGAGCCTGTGGTCGCGCTCTACACCGAGTACCGGAAGGTGCTGGACGACCTGAAGTCCGCAGAAGAGCTGCT
It encodes:
- a CDS encoding RNA methyltransferase, with translation MITSGSNPKIQHVRSLLAKRRCRDSAGEFVAHGAQAITEAVRAGWLVRQLLYYPDARRSPRAQALVEACDPNARVPVADHILRRLGDRGDTEIVAVIQQRRLELHHLAVRQDCLALTLDRPRNPGNLGAIIRSADALGASCGIIIEPAVDLFDPRTVRATMGSAFSLPMTATPDAQTWTGWIDQVRNTLTGLAVIGLDPGAARTLSSVDFTRPTVLVIGSEQDGIAEGVRTVIDEYASIPMSGSAESLNAAVAASIALYEVRRQRHLDDKT